One window from the genome of Emys orbicularis isolate rEmyOrb1 chromosome 10, rEmyOrb1.hap1, whole genome shotgun sequence encodes:
- the NR2E3 gene encoding photoreceptor-specific nuclear receptor produces the protein MSTSPAESTVSAGLEDSQSGLSPAPGKALSPVLTCRVCGDTSSGKHYGIYACNGCSGFFKRSVRRKLIYRCQAGTGMCPVDKAHRNQCQACRLKKCLQAGMNKDAVQNERQPRSTAQVRLDSIPLDTDLKPAHLATTREAPPPPCPALPSLRGPGSSVPGTLGPRAPTPPSNHRFMASLMTAETCAKLEPEDADENIDVTGNEPERTSTEYLMSPYPSASPESVYETSARLLFMAVKWAKNLPVFANLPFRDQVILLEEAWSELFLLCAIQWSMPLESCPLLSVPELSPNIHGKLVSASVDIRILQETISRFKSLTIDPTEFACMKAIVLFKPETRGLKDPEQVENLQDQSQVMLDQHNRTHYPSQPVRFGKLLLLLPSLRFISSDRIELLFFRRTIGNTPMEKLLCDMFKN, from the exons ATGTCCACGTCCCCCGCTGAGTCCACCGTGAGCGCTGGCCTGGAGGACAGCCAGTCAG ggctcagcccagcccctggcaAAGCCCTGAGCCCGGTGCTCACATGCCGGGTGTGCGGCGACACCAGCAGCGGGAAGCACTACGGCATCTACGCTTGCAACGGCTGCAGTGGCTTCTTCAAGCGGAGCGTGAGGAGGAAGCTCATTTACAG GTGCCAGGCTGGGACGGGGATGTGCCCCGTGGACAAAGCCCACAGGAACCAATGCCAGGCCTGCAGACTGAAGAAGTGCCTGCAAGCAGGCATGAACAAGGATG CCGTGCAGAACGAGCGCCAGCCCCGCAGCACTGCCCAGGTCAGACTCGACAGCATCCCGCTGGACACAGACCTCAAGCCTGCGCACTTGGCCACCACGCGGGAGGCCCCTccgccaccctgccctgccctgccgagCCTTAGGGGCCCCGGCTCCTCTGTGCCGGGCACCCTGGGACCTCGGGCACCCACTCCTCCAAGTAACCACCGCTTCATGGCCAGCCTGATGACAGCCGAGACCTGTGCCAAGCTGGAGCCCGAGGACG ctgaCGAGAACATCGATGTGACAGGTAACGAGCCTGAGAGGACCTCGACTGAGTACCTGATGTCCCCCTACCCATCCGCCAGCCCTGAGAGCGTCTATGAAACTTCCGCTCGCCTCCTCTTCATGGCAGTGAAGTGGGCAAAAAACCTGCCCGTCTTCGCCAATCTGCCCTTCAGGGACCAG GTGATTTTGCTGGAGGAAGCCTGGAGCGAGCTGTTCCTGCTCTGCGCCATCCAATGGTCCATGCCCTTGGAAAGCTGCCCGCTGCTCTCTGTGCCTGAGCTCTCCCCCAACATCCACGGGAAACTGGTGTCTGCCAGCGTGGACATCCGCATCCTGCAGGAAACCATCAGCCGCTTCAAGTCCCTGACCATAGACCCCACAGAGTTCGCGTGCATGAAGGCCATTGTGCTCTTCAAACCAG AGACACGAGGCCTGAAGGATCCAGAGCAGGTGGAGAACTTGCAAGATCAGTCGCAGGTGATGCTGGACCAACACAACCGGACACACTACCCCAGCCAGCCTGTCAG GTTTGGGAaactgctcctgctccttccctcctTGAGGTTTATTTCCTCAGACCGGATCGAGCTCCTCTTCTTCCGCAGAACTATCGGGAACACTCCCATGGAGAAGCTGCTCTGCGACATGTTCAAAAACTGA